The following is a genomic window from Streptomyces chrestomyceticus JCM 4735.
TATGCGGGCCAGGTCCGACAATTTTTCCGGGGTTCACCCGGCCCCCTTCAGGACCTCCTCGAACCCGCCTCCCGTGTGCCCCGCGGATGCCTCCGCAACCCTTCCCTCACACCTCTTCCATAACGTCCCCGTACACCCCGCCTGACCGAATACCCGGTTCCGGCGGGCGCGCCGGGACGCGAGGGTGCGTCGCATGTCTATCGCTACGGCAGTGCTGACCGCATCACTGGCGCTGGCGCCGGCCGCCGCGCCATCCATGGGAGTGCAGGGCACCAGCGTGACCGTCCGTGCCCACTTCACCGCGTCGCCGACGGGCGAGGCCGTCACCCACGACCCGGCCCTGGTGCCCGAGGGCAGCCGGGTCACGGTCGTGGAGAAGCGGTACGGCTCCGGCAAGGACGCCCGTACGGTCGTCGGCCTGCACCTGGCGGGCCTGCTCCCGGACCGTACGTACGGCGCTCATGTCCACACCAAGCCCTGCGGGCCCAAACCGGCCGACTCCGGCCCGCACTACCAGAACGTGCCCGACCCGGTGCAGCCCTCCACCGACCCCGCCTACGCCAACCCGCGCAACGAGGTGTGGCTCGACCTGACGACGGACGCGGACGGCGACGGTTCCTCGGTGGCCAGGGTCAACTGGCACGTCCGCCACGGACAGGCCCGCTCGGTGGTCGTCCACGAGCACAAGACACACACCGAACCCGGCCAAGCGGGGACCGCGGGTGCCCGCCTGGCCTGCGTCAACGTCCCCCTGGCCTGACGTACTCGGGCGCCGGGCACCGGATGCCGGGCGCCCGACGCGAGCGGCGCGGCAGCGTGGGGCTGCCGCGCCGCGGGATCGTCGCGCCCATCCAGCATCAGCCATCCGGCCGTACCCTGCCACTCGGCGGAGCAGACCCGGCGAGTGATGGAGGAACGCCATGAGGTATCGACGGCTCGGTGGGCCGGGCGGGGCCGCGGTGTCGGCCGTGGGGCTCGGGTGCATGGGGATGTCCGTCGCGTACGGGCCCGCCGATCCGGCGGAGGCGCGGCGGGCGCTCGACCGGGCCGCGGAGCTGGGGGTGACGTTCCTCGACACGGCCGACGCGTACGGGCGCGGGGCGAACGAGGAGTTCGTCGGCGACTGGCTGCGCGGCCGGAGCGCGCGGGAGGACGTCGTCCTCGCGACGAAGTTCGGGCTGCGGCACGACCCGGCGACCGGGCGGGTCGACACGGTGGACACGTCGCCCGGGTACGTACCGGTCGCCTGCGACGCCTCGCTGCGCAGGCTCGGCGTCGAGTACATCGACCTCTACTACGCGCACCGCCGCGACCCCGCCGTACCGGTCGAGGAGACCGTCGGCGCGATGGCCGAGCTGGTCGCGGCGGGCAAGGTGCGCCACCTGGGCCTCTCGGAGGTCAGCCCGCAGACGCTGCGCACGGCGCACGCCGTGCATCCCGTCAGCGCGGTCCAGGTCGAGTACTCGCTGTTCACCCGGGGCGTGGTCGAGGGCGAACTGCTCGCCACCTGCCGCGAACTGGGCGTGACCGTGGTGGCGTACTCGCCCCTCGGGCGCGGGATGCTCGCGGGGGCGCTCGCCTCGCGCGAGGAGCTGGGCGAGGACGACAACCGGCGCCGCTGGCCGCGGTTCTCCGCCGAGAACATCGAACGCAATCTGGAGCTCGTGCG
Proteins encoded in this region:
- a CDS encoding superoxide dismutase family protein, which gives rise to MSIATAVLTASLALAPAAAPSMGVQGTSVTVRAHFTASPTGEAVTHDPALVPEGSRVTVVEKRYGSGKDARTVVGLHLAGLLPDRTYGAHVHTKPCGPKPADSGPHYQNVPDPVQPSTDPAYANPRNEVWLDLTTDADGDGSSVARVNWHVRHGQARSVVVHEHKTHTEPGQAGTAGARLACVNVPLA
- a CDS encoding aldo/keto reductase, producing the protein MRYRRLGGPGGAAVSAVGLGCMGMSVAYGPADPAEARRALDRAAELGVTFLDTADAYGRGANEEFVGDWLRGRSAREDVVLATKFGLRHDPATGRVDTVDTSPGYVPVACDASLRRLGVEYIDLYYAHRRDPAVPVEETVGAMAELVAAGKVRHLGLSEVSPQTLRTAHAVHPVSAVQVEYSLFTRGVVEGELLATCRELGVTVVAYSPLGRGMLAGALASREELGEDDNRRRWPRFSAENIERNLELVRAVRRVADELEVPPARAALAWLLAQGEDIVPIPGTKRARYVAENAAAADLVLTAEQAARLRAAVPDDAVAGARYPQQALERLGH